In Benincasa hispida cultivar B227 unplaced genomic scaffold, ASM972705v1 Contig569, whole genome shotgun sequence, a single genomic region encodes these proteins:
- the LOC120069741 gene encoding uncharacterized protein LOC120069741 — MLRQKLQSQRRYWIDFSKWETFVNDELSRTFLSMEIITGGLIEIRKQIQIVNEVYKLHNLPEFYKVGCINYFFPPFPSLFN; from the exons ATGCTTCGCCAGAAGCTTCAGTCTCAAAGGCG ttATTGGATTGATTTTAGTAAGTGGGAGACTTTTGTTAATGATGAACTCTCTCGAACCTTTCTGTCAATGGAAATTATTACTGGAGGGCTAATAGAG ATCAGAAAACAAATCCAAATTGTTAATGAGGTTTATAAGCTCCACAATCTTCCTGAATTTTACAAGGTTGGTtgcattaattattttttcccgCCCTTTCCATCTCTATTCAATTAA